A part of Paroedura picta isolate Pp20150507F chromosome 7, Ppicta_v3.0, whole genome shotgun sequence genomic DNA contains:
- the LOC143841506 gene encoding atrial natriuretic peptide receptor 2-like, whose protein sequence is MAWPLLLFAALALPPSAAARPSAPATNSSSRPLTNVTLGVGVPERDVRSLLGPALELALEALEPQLSRAALCVRPVYASYRDCSVADEKSETLKAAHSPDVLLGLGCDSEDDDVGRRASDWGLPLVTAGHYYRDPEFKTMVYAGPAGSTLAVFLTLLHRRFHWTSRAAFALSRAADNSHPDHSLLRIRKRLLDAPKFIGARKKYRRPDDAVRFIRAHGRVVYIVGSVEMVRRIIHLAQVQNMTNGDYVFFYLDLFGESLRAEGHREAAKPWQSMESQEVGGLREAFQTVLVITYHEPQTTEYRQFQSQRNLHASLCFGGLLTHCLRDNKTPNAFSGRALGRTIHKGQEVEIVE, encoded by the exons ATGGCCTGGCCGCTGCTCCTCTTCGCGGCCCTGGCGCTGCCGCCCTCCGCCGCCGCTCGGCCCTCCGCCCCGGCCACCAACAGCAGCAGCCGCCCCTTGACGAACGtcaccctgggggtgggggtgcccgAGCGCGACGTGCGCTCCCTCTTGGGCCCGGCCCTGGAGCTGGCCCTGGAGGCGCTGGAGCCCCAGCTGAGCCGCGCCGCCCTCTGCGTCCGCCCCGTCTACGCCTCTTACCGGGACTGTTCAGTCGCAGATGAGAAGAGCGAGACGCTGAAGGCCGCCCACAGCCCCGACGTGCTGCTCGGGCTCGGCTGTGACTCCGAGGACGACGATGTTGGGCGCCGGGCCTCGGACTGGGGCCTGCCGCTCGTCACAGCCGGCCACTACTACCGGGACCCGGAGTTCAAGACGATGGTGTACGCCGGCCCGGCAGGGTCGACCCTCGCCGTCTTCCTGACCCTGCTGCACCGCCGCTTCCACTGGACTTCCCGCGCCGCCTTTGCCCTGAGCCGCGCCGCCGACAATTCCCACCCCGACCACTCGCTGTTGCGCATTAGAAAGCGGCTGCTCGACGCCCCCAAGTTCATCGGGGCCAGAAAAAAGTACCGCCGCCCAGACGACGCCGTCCGCTTCATCCGAGCCCACGGGCGAG TGGTCTACATTGTTGGGTCAGTGGAGATGGTGAGGAGGATCATTCACCTGGCACAGGTTCAGAACATGACCAATGGAGACTACGTCTTTTTCTACCTGGACCTCTTTGGGGAGAGCCTGCGAGCTGAGGGACACCGTGAGGCAGCCAAGCCCTGGCAGAGCATGGAGAGCCAGGAGGTGGGAGGACTTCGGGAGGCCTTCCAG ACTGTGCTGGTGAtcacttaccatgagccccaaACCACTGAATACCGACAATTCCAGAGCCAGCGGAACCTGCATGCTTCCTTGTGCTTTGGTGGTCTGTTGACCCACTGTCTCAGGGACAACAAAACCCCAAATGCCTTTTCTGGAAGGGCTCTGGGGAGAACTATTCACAAGGGCCAGGAGGTGGAAATAGTGGAGTGA